One region of Moraxella sp. ZY210820 genomic DNA includes:
- a CDS encoding polymorphic toxin type 33 domain-containing protein: MKLFRFIMSGLLALCLIVMPVVSSANAGSTTAPTPAKSLPTDFKFPPIGEIAKRMVSRANVVNYAVESLLGAVDWVLDPANNQAKIKFPTPTSVCRGSYLHYKWIGTADYVAESYCKAINRNQSKHIFGEWNRRGSTTYSRATCAGGYGGSTFVDCGLPVEETSIPLNVIAEQIIQNAQAGHAESVDFVVDVANELKKQTGAKPIASANANEDTDTSNPDKEKDDKEPKNNDCKNKISDWELKQNGFDAHDLKSIVGSNVQRYELCKCKNKEIVIREKGCKGGIIPTGEFLK, encoded by the coding sequence ATGAAACTATTTCGTTTTATCATGAGTGGTTTACTGGCATTATGTCTAATTGTGATGCCAGTAGTGTCATCTGCCAATGCAGGTAGTACGACAGCCCCAACACCAGCAAAAAGTTTACCAACAGATTTTAAATTTCCACCTATTGGTGAAATAGCCAAGCGAATGGTCAGTCGAGCGAATGTGGTGAATTACGCAGTTGAAAGTTTACTAGGAGCGGTGGATTGGGTTTTAGATCCAGCTAATAATCAAGCAAAAATTAAATTTCCCACACCTACATCTGTCTGCCGTGGTTCATATTTACATTACAAATGGATAGGTACAGCAGATTATGTTGCGGAAAGCTATTGTAAAGCGATAAATAGAAATCAAAGCAAACATATATTTGGAGAATGGAATAGAAGAGGTTCAACAACATATTCACGAGCTACCTGTGCTGGTGGTTATGGAGGTAGTACATTTGTAGATTGCGGTTTACCTGTAGAAGAAACGTCAATTCCTTTGAATGTAATTGCAGAACAAATCATTCAAAATGCACAAGCAGGTCATGCGGAATCGGTTGATTTTGTTGTGGATGTTGCTAATGAATTAAAGAAACAAACTGGTGCTAAACCGATTGCTTCGGCAAATGCGAATGAAGATACTGACACGTCTAATCCAGATAAAGAGAAAGATGATAAAGAGCCAAAGAACAATGATTGTAAAAATAAAATTTCGGATTGGGAATTGAAACAAAATGGGTTCGATGCTCATGATTTGAAATCAATTGTTGGTTCAAATGTTCAGAGATATGAATTGTGTAAATGTAAAAATAAAGAAATTGTAATCAGAGAGAAAGGTTGCAAAGGTGGGATTATACCAACAGGAGAGTTTCTCAAATGA
- a CDS encoding RluA family pseudouridine synthase: protein MLNFLQQHCIYKDDDILVINKPAGLLTIDGKDIKDSVLTRLQAIESRTLLIHRLDRDTSGLLVFAFNKTAQSHISKQFQARETEKIYSALLSGHLTGQGVIDIPVVYDPTRPPLHIVDSNEKKPAITHWQAIEQFLFNDMPVTRVILKPITGRSHQLRVHSQYLGHAIVGDTLYADETYQTLTPQLCLHASQLKFMHPRLNQLMTFESQPDF, encoded by the coding sequence AGATGATGATATTTTGGTGATTAACAAACCAGCAGGCTTGCTAACTATTGATGGTAAAGATATTAAAGATAGTGTCTTAACACGTTTACAGGCAATAGAGTCAAGAACTTTACTGATTCATCGTCTTGACCGAGATACATCGGGTCTGTTGGTATTTGCGTTCAATAAAACTGCACAAAGTCATATTTCTAAACAATTTCAAGCTCGAGAAACGGAAAAAATTTATTCGGCGTTATTATCTGGGCATCTTACAGGGCAAGGTGTGATTGATATTCCTGTGGTATATGACCCAACTCGCCCACCGTTACATATTGTAGATAGTAATGAAAAAAAGCCAGCAATCACGCATTGGCAAGCGATTGAACAATTTTTGTTTAATGATATGCCTGTTACACGTGTGATTTTAAAGCCGATTACAGGGCGTTCACATCAATTGCGTGTACATAGTCAATATTTGGGTCATGCGATTGTGGGAGATACCTTATATGCTGATGAAACTTATCAAACTTTAACACCACAATTATGTTTACATGCCAGTCAGCTCAAATTTATGCACCCACGTTTAAACCAGTTGATGACTTTTGAAAGTCAGCCTGATTTTTGA
- a CDS encoding MFS transporter, with translation MQQTSTYHKLSGFYFGYYAIIGTFMPFWNLYLEHQGFNYQQIGWLASIAIITRFFAPFIWGWVADKTAQRMLLIRIACAVECFIWLLIFIIPNNLQNIALLMFIFSFFQNAILAQFESITLFYLAERKNELYAKIRKWGSIGFIAGVVIIGAILDIVAIEILPILLLSISFLVFLWSLQIAEPSQAPQAQQQLEPILPTLKQSTVWGFFLIQFILLFSHAPFYSFYSIFLHGLNYNKTQIGILWSLGVIAEIIMFAISSHFFKRFNLQYLLLFCLVLTALRWLMVGYFAQHFIIQILAQLIHAFSFGLFHLIAMRIIAHYFSAQQQGRAQAVYSTVWGLAVASGSILIGQHWQQIGGKMIFMLAGVICLMGILFIPLIPKSLTTRSNYNSKSNS, from the coding sequence ATGCAACAAACAAGCACTTACCATAAATTATCAGGCTTTTATTTTGGTTACTATGCCATTATTGGCACTTTTATGCCTTTTTGGAATTTATATTTAGAACATCAAGGTTTTAATTATCAGCAAATTGGCTGGCTTGCCTCTATTGCCATTATCACACGTTTTTTTGCACCTTTTATTTGGGGGTGGGTTGCAGATAAAACAGCTCAGAGAATGCTACTTATTCGTATTGCCTGTGCAGTTGAATGCTTTATTTGGTTATTAATTTTTATCATACCCAATAATTTACAGAACATTGCCCTGTTGATGTTTATTTTTAGCTTTTTCCAAAATGCGATTTTAGCTCAATTTGAAAGCATTACCCTATTTTATCTTGCTGAACGTAAAAATGAACTGTATGCCAAAATTCGTAAATGGGGTTCGATTGGCTTTATCGCAGGTGTCGTAATTATTGGAGCAATTTTAGATATTGTAGCGATTGAAATATTACCTATTTTACTATTAAGCATTTCATTTTTAGTATTTCTTTGGTCATTACAAATCGCTGAACCATCACAAGCACCGCAAGCTCAACAACAACTAGAACCAATTTTACCTACGCTCAAACAAAGCACAGTATGGGGATTTTTTCTCATTCAATTTATTTTATTATTTTCTCACGCACCTTTTTATAGTTTTTATAGCATTTTTTTACACGGTTTAAATTATAATAAAACTCAAATTGGTATTTTATGGTCATTAGGTGTGATTGCGGAAATTATTATGTTTGCGATTTCATCACATTTTTTTAAACGTTTTAACTTACAATATTTATTATTATTCTGTTTAGTTTTAACTGCATTACGCTGGCTGATGGTTGGCTATTTTGCACAACATTTTATCATACAAATCCTCGCTCAACTGATTCATGCGTTTAGTTTTGGTTTATTCCATCTTATCGCCATGCGTATCATCGCCCATTATTTTTCAGCTCAACAACAAGGGCGAGCTCAAGCAGTGTATAGCACCGTTTGGGGATTAGCGGTAGCGAGTGGTAGTATTCTAATTGGACAACATTGGCAACAAATTGGTGGCAAAATGATATTTATGCTAGCAGGTGTAATTTGTTTAATGGGAATTTTGTTTATTCCTCTCATACCCAAATCATTAACCACACGTTCTAATTATAATAGTAAATCCAATTCATAA
- a CDS encoding OmpA family protein has protein sequence MRSLAITALAGSMILTGCQSMQGMEYDKAAIGTVAGALAGAAIAYSNADKDKMGQAAAIGAVVGAGAGAMLDQKEKRLRQELQGTGVNVSRNADGSINLVMPDVTFATSSAAIQPQFQNALADVAKVLREDNTASKLALVIHGHTDSTGNDEINNPLSVNRANSVKNFLASQGISASRMTAKGYGSTSPRASNQTAEGRQLNRRVEITVYATS, from the coding sequence ATGCGTTCATTAGCAATTACTGCTTTAGCAGGTTCAATGATTTTAACTGGCTGTCAATCTATGCAAGGTATGGAATATGACAAAGCTGCAATTGGTACTGTTGCTGGTGCATTAGCAGGTGCTGCTATTGCTTATTCAAATGCAGATAAAGACAAAATGGGACAAGCAGCTGCAATTGGTGCAGTAGTAGGTGCTGGTGCGGGTGCGATGCTGGACCAAAAAGAAAAACGTTTACGTCAAGAATTACAAGGTACTGGTGTAAATGTTTCTCGTAATGCTGATGGTTCTATTAACTTAGTTATGCCTGATGTAACTTTTGCAACGAGTTCAGCAGCAATTCAACCACAATTCCAAAATGCTTTAGCTGATGTAGCCAAAGTATTGCGTGAAGACAATACAGCAAGCAAATTAGCATTAGTGATTCATGGTCATACTGACAGCACTGGTAATGATGAAATTAACAATCCTTTATCTGTAAACCGTGCTAATTCTGTTAAAAACTTCTTAGCTTCACAAGGGATTTCAGCTTCTCGTATGACAGCAAAAGGTTATGGCTCTACTTCACCTCGTGCTAGTAACCAAACTGCTGAAGGTCGTCAATTAAACCGCCGTGTAGAAATTACAGTTTACGCAACAAGCTAA
- a CDS encoding MAP7 domain-containing protein: MKHILYTFVAEECKQEAKKFGLIQALDAVRQRIEKDQNLNKFELFEFPYLMRKKFSYQYRLLIKMVRREYQNKIYDIVVFLKIYHRGDKSYNSLYINSRPQFDAIYQQRDVEPALDEFVKNLSPQHFEATQLSSDLLPLLSEYRVDSLNLSAIAPEFYYESTQWQYAIAPKLSPTQLKNYYQTLFYAIERAEIGELQLEQDTDYYPVLHDIHGPKEKFHPFIYPKKIAYNMQRKPYYLGVEHEQQNELSLNYPAISQYQRKIPLEFALDEQLWTLSQQHHLPFELNEFQQYCLKELCFNYSPYPFVINASANSGKTTLLALLYVHFLFKKNPKQSLPCLLLCQKHEVESLRQQIKHYVQLCLSKQPELKLAYNTQQLDKLLQQSCLSTHEYLRSALNEQQQKEFSIQNFVDEHRFYQLFHKQFNPEKNPDYDCAQLAWYVIQYIIKEQNIFDDNLASVQHQPISETTFQFIYEKIWKAWYANLAKQSLWDEQDLISYIDEHELALPFYSVLLADNSQRFSANFLDLLLNHNMWLKLGMADHLHNIPLIFMETHEFCDGIYKWQPALLNAFKKLIMVNNFDYFEPEQAHNPLPDIEITHLNDLAFHLYGAIPSLLETYHHHLSLSSRDLQKITTNDLGNPIEIVIVSSESAEFIPLLQQHHVPIIVNDAYYPLETVLQEKSAFQDLCNISSYREVPLVHQYSHLPTKQDAVILAGFDLEVISYINQTRQETDELKRTQPYLAEKLAEYELANLHKLDEQQRYRLNGQLHVLSTALNQGLSRIYIMSNLPFDTWQQFFKYPTIQVRKIDTHDVQNFIAVHTLPKPEPFYIFEDYLHQLLKKSNLNDAEEFYSFTHALYYQHQFDIEQRLKYEAIFYFNNHELDTYWKKYANYTHSYYIFHVQWIMEAFKAFLSYKHYVPAHLKVHLTAIELYEQKDYSSQWLKQCQELWIDTAQIAQNNINNHVIADLINGELWQKSWLIIQHHWFKQLSELQPYTLQQYQQLQSAFAQWIDAGLVYDIDLWAFLTAHTGQYQTAIDIWQHAFKQCKIVQYPLEYHWAKLQLIEDTQQRLNYLFSIANQKLIIQELLAMNLNQLHESYWQQILEYLQDEQELLPVLEQLLPAIDSQEVLDRLLNFCKLDPENDMFTRRIQRLKTLHACLYSQWDTILERLNLYLPISDENALQQRLAKHFQNVVVRNSKKSRITAQHQYHEEVLDMLYALNLNTHFGIVQSTEQLNQYQQYDLAQQIFDLIRNIFSTPDPDPNSNHIIWKANFSAVRALTCLVEKSPNLYDPFFLYGQLVAETDSKENLYPFFLERLYVTMERIKLFQSNDEKLMEMVERMEQRLKKQLQNFNLHQLPIEPPILKQPSEIIKSILALTTQENAKIQQLEREERLAQERAEKERLEREQAILRERERVEQERLKAERLAQQQAEKERLEAECLAQQQAEKERLEAERLAQQQAEKERLEAERLAQQQAEQQRLENERLEAERIAKQQTEEQQRLETERITQQQTEQQRLHHEQMLAHSTINQSFDNFATETVNTNNSSNYFTQQAPNLNAYVPQTSTIEFIQFDLRVFLARSHRRLNIENSKTGELFSLNLTNGQVKSDWAYQQQQHIYHLPSIQLNILVFNDSIHLHYLTYGVYSQIQL, encoded by the coding sequence ATGAAACATATTTTATATACTTTTGTTGCTGAAGAATGTAAGCAAGAGGCAAAAAAATTTGGCTTAATACAAGCATTAGATGCCGTCAGACAACGCATTGAGAAAGACCAAAATCTCAATAAATTTGAGTTATTTGAATTTCCCTACTTAATGAGGAAAAAATTTAGCTATCAATACCGTTTACTCATTAAAATGGTCAGACGTGAATATCAAAATAAAATTTATGATATTGTCGTATTTTTAAAAATTTATCATCGTGGGGATAAAAGCTATAACAGTCTCTACATCAATTCACGCCCACAATTCGATGCTATTTATCAACAACGAGATGTTGAACCTGCCCTTGATGAGTTTGTCAAAAATTTATCACCACAACACTTCGAAGCCACACAACTGTCTTCTGATTTATTACCATTACTTTCCGAGTATCGTGTCGATAGCTTAAATTTATCAGCAATTGCACCAGAATTTTATTATGAATCAACACAATGGCAATACGCTATTGCTCCTAAATTATCACCAACCCAATTAAAAAATTATTATCAAACTTTATTTTATGCTATTGAGCGTGCAGAAATTGGTGAATTACAACTTGAACAAGATACGGACTATTATCCTGTGTTGCACGATATTCATGGGCCTAAAGAAAAATTTCATCCTTTTATCTATCCGAAAAAAATTGCCTATAATATGCAACGCAAACCCTATTATTTAGGTGTCGAGCATGAACAACAGAATGAGCTTTCACTAAATTATCCAGCTATTTCACAATATCAACGTAAAATTCCATTGGAATTTGCCTTAGATGAACAATTATGGACTTTATCACAACAGCATCATTTACCGTTTGAACTCAATGAATTTCAGCAATATTGTTTGAAAGAATTGTGTTTTAATTATAGCCCTTATCCTTTTGTAATTAATGCCTCGGCAAATTCAGGTAAAACAACCTTACTTGCTTTATTATATGTACATTTTTTGTTTAAGAAAAATCCTAAACAAAGTTTACCATGTTTATTATTATGCCAAAAACATGAAGTTGAGAGTTTACGTCAGCAAATTAAGCATTATGTCCAACTGTGTTTAAGCAAACAACCTGAACTCAAATTAGCTTATAATACACAACAATTAGATAAGTTATTACAACAATCTTGTTTAAGTACACACGAATATCTACGTTCTGCACTCAATGAGCAACAACAAAAAGAGTTTTCTATACAAAATTTTGTTGATGAACATCGTTTCTATCAACTCTTTCATAAACAATTTAATCCTGAAAAAAATCCAGATTATGATTGTGCTCAATTAGCATGGTATGTCATTCAATATATTATTAAAGAACAAAATATTTTTGACGATAACTTAGCCAGCGTACAACATCAACCAATTTCTGAAACAACATTCCAATTTATTTATGAAAAAATTTGGAAAGCATGGTATGCCAATTTAGCAAAACAATCACTTTGGGACGAACAAGATTTAATTAGTTATATTGATGAACATGAATTAGCATTACCATTTTATAGTGTATTATTAGCAGATAATAGCCAGCGTTTTTCTGCTAATTTTTTAGATTTATTATTAAACCATAATATGTGGTTAAAATTAGGCATGGCAGACCATCTACATAATATTCCATTAATTTTCATGGAAACTCATGAGTTTTGTGATGGAATTTACAAATGGCAACCTGCCCTGCTTAATGCATTCAAAAAATTAATTATGGTCAATAATTTTGATTATTTTGAACCTGAACAAGCCCATAATCCTTTGCCTGATATTGAAATTACTCATCTTAATGATTTAGCATTTCATTTATATGGTGCAATTCCATCATTATTAGAAACTTATCATCATCACTTAAGTTTATCTAGCCGTGATTTGCAAAAAATCACAACGAATGATTTAGGTAATCCAATTGAAATTGTCATTGTTTCATCTGAAAGTGCAGAATTTATTCCACTTTTACAACAACACCATGTACCGATCATTGTCAATGATGCCTACTATCCACTAGAAACTGTACTACAAGAAAAAAGTGCATTTCAAGATTTATGCAATATCTCCTCTTATCGGGAAGTCCCTTTAGTTCATCAATATTCACATCTACCAACCAAGCAAGATGCAGTTATTTTAGCAGGTTTTGATTTAGAAGTTATTTCATATATTAATCAGACACGTCAAGAGACTGATGAACTTAAACGTACACAACCATATTTAGCAGAAAAATTAGCAGAATATGAATTGGCTAATTTACATAAACTAGATGAACAGCAACGCTATCGTTTAAATGGACAACTTCATGTTTTAAGCACTGCATTAAATCAAGGACTTAGTCGTATTTACATCATGTCAAATTTACCATTTGACACATGGCAACAGTTTTTTAAATACCCAACTATTCAAGTACGAAAAATCGATACACATGATGTACAAAACTTTATTGCCGTTCATACATTGCCTAAACCTGAACCATTCTATATCTTTGAAGACTATTTACATCAACTATTGAAAAAATCAAATCTAAATGATGCAGAAGAGTTTTATAGTTTTACCCATGCTTTATATTATCAACATCAGTTTGACATTGAACAACGCTTAAAATATGAAGCTATCTTTTATTTTAATAATCATGAGTTAGATACTTATTGGAAAAAGTATGCAAACTATACACATAGTTATTATATATTTCATGTACAATGGATAATGGAGGCATTCAAAGCATTCCTATCTTATAAACATTATGTACCTGCACATTTAAAAGTACATTTAACTGCAATTGAATTATATGAACAAAAAGACTATTCTAGTCAATGGCTAAAACAATGCCAAGAATTATGGATAGACACTGCACAAATTGCACAAAATAACATCAATAATCATGTCATTGCAGATCTCATTAATGGAGAATTATGGCAAAAAAGTTGGTTAATAATTCAACATCATTGGTTTAAACAACTCAGTGAATTACAGCCTTATACCCTACAACAATATCAACAGTTACAATCCGCTTTCGCACAATGGATTGATGCTGGTTTAGTTTATGATATTGACTTATGGGCATTTTTAACGGCCCATACAGGACAATATCAAACTGCTATTGATATTTGGCAACACGCATTTAAACAGTGTAAAATCGTACAATATCCGTTAGAATATCATTGGGCTAAATTACAGTTGATTGAAGATACTCAACAACGTTTAAATTATCTATTTAGCATCGCAAATCAAAAACTCATCATACAGGAGCTTTTAGCCATGAACTTAAACCAATTACACGAATCTTATTGGCAACAAATCTTAGAATATTTACAAGATGAACAGGAGTTGTTACCTGTCCTTGAACAATTATTGCCTGCGATTGACTCGCAAGAAGTACTTGACCGTTTACTCAATTTCTGTAAACTCGACCCAGAAAATGATATGTTTACTCGCAGAATCCAACGCTTAAAAACTTTACACGCCTGTTTATATAGCCAATGGGATACTATACTTGAGCGATTAAATTTATATTTACCAATTTCTGATGAAAATGCATTACAGCAACGTTTAGCAAAACATTTCCAAAATGTCGTCGTACGTAATTCTAAAAAATCACGTATTACAGCACAACATCAATATCACGAAGAAGTGCTTGATATGCTATATGCATTAAACTTAAATACTCATTTTGGTATTGTACAATCGACTGAACAACTCAACCAATATCAACAGTATGATTTAGCTCAACAAATATTTGATTTAATTCGCAATATTTTTTCAACTCCTGACCCAGATCCAAATTCTAACCATATTATATGGAAAGCGAATTTCTCTGCAGTGCGTGCCTTAACCTGCCTAGTTGAAAAAAGCCCTAATTTATATGACCCGTTCTTCCTATATGGTCAGTTGGTTGCAGAAACTGATAGCAAGGAAAATCTCTATCCATTTTTCTTAGAGCGTTTATATGTAACCATGGAACGTATTAAACTATTTCAATCCAATGACGAAAAATTGATGGAAATGGTTGAACGTATGGAACAACGCTTGAAAAAGCAATTACAGAATTTTAATCTCCATCAATTACCGATTGAACCACCAATCTTAAAACAACCAAGTGAAATTATCAAAAGTATTTTAGCATTAACAACACAAGAAAATGCCAAAATTCAACAACTTGAACGTGAAGAACGTCTAGCTCAAGAACGTGCCGAAAAAGAACGTCTTGAACGTGAACAAGCAATTTTGCGTGAACGTGAACGTGTAGAACAAGAACGCTTAAAGGCTGAACGTTTAGCACAACAACAAGCTGAAAAAGAGCGTTTAGAGGCTGAATGCCTAGCACAACAACAAGCTGAAAAAGAACGTTTAGAAGCTGAACGCCTAGCACAACAACAAGCTGAAAAAGAACGTTTAGAGGCTGAACGCTTAGCACAACAACAAGCCGAGCAACAACGCCTAGAAAATGAACGTTTAGAAGCTGAACGTATTGCTAAACAACAAACCGAAGAACAACAACGTTTAGAAACCGAACGTATCACTCAACAGCAAACAGAACAACAACGATTACATCATGAACAAATGCTGGCACATTCAACAATCAACCAATCTTTTGATAACTTTGCTACAGAAACAGTTAATACAAACAATAGTTCTAACTATTTTACACAGCAAGCTCCTAATTTAAATGCTTATGTACCACAAACATCAACCATTGAATTTATTCAGTTTGACTTGCGTGTATTCCTTGCACGCAGTCATCGCCGTTTAAATATTGAAAATAGTAAAACAGGTGAATTGTTCTCATTAAATTTAACCAACGGTCAAGTGAAAAGTGATTGGGCTTATCAACAGCAACAACATATTTACCACTTACCGAGCATTCAGCTTAATATCTTAGTATTTAATGATAGTATTCATTTGCATTATCTAACTTATGGTGTCTATTCACAAATCCAGCTTTAA
- a CDS encoding isocitrate lyase: MTYQSALEHVRKVKEKLGGTWNAIRPEDAARMIVQNRFHTGLDIAKYTASIMRKDMAEYDADNSKYTQSLGCWHGFIAQQKMIANKKYFGTTNKRYIYLSGWMVAALRSEFGPLPDQSMHEKTAVPKLIEEIYTFLRQADAKELNDLFRAMQKAEAAGDTAKVKEIEAQIDNFETHVVPIIADIDAGFGNEEATYLLTKQMIEAGACAIQIENQVSDAKQCGHQAGKVTVPHEDFLAKINAVRYAFLELGVDEGVIVARTDSEGADLTQKIPVSREPGDLASKYISYLETTEIDISEAKEDEILIKRNGKLHRPTRLPSGLYQFREGTQHERVVLDCVTSLQNGADMIWIETPTPDVAGIASFVNDIKKQVPDAKLVYNNSPSFNWTINFRQQAYDRWVAEGKDVSGYDRAKLMDAKYDDSELARDADEKIRTFQADAAREAGVFHHLITLPTYHTAALSTHELAKGYFGDEGMLAYVAGVQRKEIRGGIACVKHQAMAGSDIGDDHKEIFSGENALKAGDASKNTMNQFGG; the protein is encoded by the coding sequence ATGACTTATCAATCAGCGTTAGAACACGTTCGTAAAGTGAAGGAAAAATTAGGCGGTACTTGGAATGCGATTCGCCCTGAAGATGCAGCTCGTATGATCGTACAAAACCGTTTCCACACTGGTTTAGACATCGCTAAATACACCGCATCAATTATGCGTAAAGACATGGCAGAATATGATGCAGACAACAGCAAATATACTCAATCTTTAGGTTGCTGGCATGGTTTCATCGCTCAACAAAAAATGATTGCCAACAAAAAATACTTCGGTACAACAAACAAGCGTTATATCTACCTTTCTGGTTGGATGGTTGCTGCATTACGTTCTGAATTCGGTCCACTTCCTGACCAATCAATGCACGAAAAAACTGCTGTACCAAAATTAATCGAAGAAATCTACACATTCTTACGTCAAGCTGATGCTAAAGAATTAAATGATTTATTCCGTGCAATGCAAAAAGCTGAAGCTGCTGGCGATACAGCAAAAGTAAAAGAAATCGAAGCTCAAATCGACAACTTTGAAACTCACGTTGTACCAATCATTGCAGACATCGATGCTGGTTTCGGTAACGAAGAAGCAACTTATCTTTTAACTAAGCAAATGATTGAAGCAGGTGCTTGTGCAATCCAAATCGAAAACCAAGTATCTGATGCTAAACAATGTGGTCACCAAGCTGGTAAAGTAACTGTTCCACATGAAGACTTCTTAGCAAAAATCAATGCTGTTCGTTATGCATTCTTAGAATTAGGTGTTGATGAAGGTGTAATCGTTGCTCGTACTGACTCTGAAGGTGCAGACTTAACACAAAAAATCCCTGTAAGCCGTGAACCAGGCGATTTAGCTTCTAAATATATCAGCTACTTAGAAACAACTGAAATCGACATTTCAGAAGCTAAAGAAGATGAAATCTTAATCAAACGTAATGGTAAATTACATCGTCCAACTCGTTTACCATCAGGTTTATACCAATTCCGTGAAGGTACCCAACACGAGCGTGTAGTTCTTGACTGTGTAACTTCATTACAAAACGGTGCGGACATGATTTGGATTGAAACTCCAACTCCAGATGTTGCTGGTATCGCAAGTTTCGTAAACGACATCAAGAAACAAGTTCCAGATGCGAAGTTAGTTTATAACAACTCTCCATCATTTAACTGGACAATCAACTTCCGTCAGCAAGCATACGATCGTTGGGTAGCTGAAGGTAAAGATGTATCTGGTTATGACCGTGCGAAGTTGATGGATGCTAAATACGATGACAGCGAATTAGCTCGTGATGCAGACGAAAAAATCCGTACATTCCAAGCTGATGCAGCACGTGAAGCAGGTGTATTCCATCATCTCATCACATTACCTACTTACCACACTGCAGCACTTTCTACTCACGAACTTGCTAAGGGTTACTTCGGTGATGAAGGTATGTTAGCTTATGTTGCTGGTGTACAACGTAAAGAAATTCGTGGCGGTATCGCTTGTGTGAAACACCAAGCAATGGCTGGTTCAGACATCGGTGATGATCACAAAGAAATCTTCTCTGGTGAAAATGCGTTGAAAGCTGGTGATGCGAGCAAAAACACAATGAACCAATTCGGTGGTTAA
- a CDS encoding DnaA ATPase domain-containing protein — protein sequence MRQLQLDIEPHFDAHINDFAGPSWEPIIDGVRQLHTGDIQRLYLYGGAGTGKTHLLSAICDSYRDVNRTAIQISVLELITHTPELLTSLEHFQLIALDDIEAIIGLKEWQIAVFNLINNNNMAGGQIVFSSRFAPIELQFELPDLRSRLTQAVSIKLPTGELYADRHALIYTTLEREGLMLPEEILSYLLTQGPQQTSLLLECLQRLKQLLKGEKLNLSKTMLKQIYALIDEYQIYQPPH from the coding sequence ATGCGACAACTACAGTTGGATATTGAACCGCATTTTGATGCTCATATCAACGACTTTGCTGGCCCTAGCTGGGAGCCAATTATAGACGGTGTGCGTCAATTACACACGGGGGATATTCAACGTCTGTATCTTTATGGGGGAGCTGGTACAGGTAAAACTCACTTACTCTCTGCTATTTGTGATTCTTATCGTGATGTCAATCGTACCGCCATTCAAATTTCAGTTTTAGAACTCATTACCCATACCCCCGAATTACTTACCTCTTTAGAACATTTTCAACTAATTGCTTTAGATGATATTGAAGCCATTATTGGACTTAAAGAATGGCAAATTGCTGTATTTAATTTAATCAACAATAATAATATGGCAGGTGGACAAATTGTTTTTTCATCACGTTTTGCACCCATTGAATTACAATTTGAATTACCTGATTTACGTTCACGTTTAACCCAAGCCGTTAGTATTAAACTACCCACAGGTGAATTATACGCTGACCGTCATGCCCTCATTTATACCACTTTAGAGCGTGAAGGCTTAATGTTACCTGAAGAAATTTTAAGCTATTTACTCACTCAAGGACCTCAACAAACTTCTTTATTACTAGAATGCTTACAACGTCTTAAACAATTATTAAAAGGGGAAAAATTAAACCTTTCCAAAACCATGCTCAAACAAATTTATGCATTGATTGATGAATATCAAATTTATCAACCGCCACACTAA